In Juglans regia cultivar Chandler chromosome 13, Walnut 2.0, whole genome shotgun sequence, the following proteins share a genomic window:
- the LOC109006181 gene encoding uncharacterized protein LOC109006181, which translates to MIRVATDDGSRRHLPLWMLGVTAANENNNHAPEGLMPQAYHSNSKTVAKGPDNGNLFQEKDTSGVNSHSFVKCERKRKRKSSQQEAKCDDIITETVSEKKKYKSRRKVQESIACKRQKEKASDFGRDEEFENQPQNDDDVELIMDDLMTIAEEYVEAEKNKDWQASNSECGSRRKVPTKLSSRNDSGGLLDVPNSNRGSPPHDLTACDSSNVTGASEEIAIIDMRTGDPAQDMLDLFLGPLLKKSLKEENKPFVKDMQFAYEFERLNQNNVLGEQAEPLMKKKSSLSEKVAKFLD; encoded by the exons atgattAGAGTTGCTACTGATGATGGAAGTCGACGGCATCTACCATTATGGATGCTGGGTGTCACTGCTGCCAACGAAAACAACAACCACGCACCTGAAGGACTTATGCCCCAAGCTTACCATTCCAATTCAAAGACCGTGGCTAAAGGACCTGATAATGGGAATCTGTTTCAAGAGAAGGACACTTCGGGTGTAAATTCACATTCTTTTGTAAAGtgtgaaagaaagagaaaaagaaaatcaagtcAACAAGAAGCAAAGTGTGATGATATTATCACTGAAACTGTTTCAGAGAAGAAAAAGTATAAGAGTAGGAGGAAAGTTCAGGAATCTATTGCATGTAAAAGGCAAAAAGAAAAGGCTTCTGACTTTGGAAGGGATGAGGAATTTGAGAATCAGCCtcaaaatgatgatgatgtggaGCTGATAATGGATGATCTGATGACCATTGCAGAAGag TATGTTGAAGCTGAGAAGAATAAGGATTGGCAAGCATCAAATAGTGAATGTGGTTCCAGAAGGAAAGTTCCAACGAAACTCTCTTCCCGTAACGATTCAGGGGGCTTGCTTGATGTCCCAAATAGTAATCGAGGTTCACCCCCGCATGACTTGACTGCTTGTGATAGTTCCAATGTGACTGGGGCCAGTGAAGAAATTGCCATCATTGACATGAGAACTGGGGATCCTGCTCAGGACATGTTGGATCTGTTTTTGGGTCCCTTGCTTAAGAAATCCCTCAAGGAGGAGAATAAACCTTTTGTGAAAGATATGCAATTTGCCTATGAGTTTGAAAGGTtaaatcagaataatgttttggGAGAACAAGCGGAGCCCCTGATGAAAAAGAAGAGCAGTCTCAGCGAGAAGGTAGCAAAGTTTCTTGACTGA
- the LOC109005901 gene encoding gibberellin 2-beta-dioxygenase 6-like, with translation MLESNPPLLPHYKALLSHTADEVAALEYCNVWKGGAVMEECQLPLIDLDGLKCLDATERLACSTAICRASSEWGFFQVVNHGISSELLGKMRGEQIKLFQAPFEMKQTCGLLNNSYRWGTPTATLPTQFSWSEAFHIPLTKISEEACYGEFGSLRGVLKEFAEAMAKLARLLAGVLTENLGNRKEVIEDICDESTCFLRLNRYPACPISPEIFGLVPHTDSDFLTILYQDQVGGLQLMKDSKWVAVKPNQDALIVNIGDLFQAWSNDVYKSVEHKVMANTKRERYSIAYFLCPSYDSLIGSCREPSVYRKFTFGEYRKKVQEDVKRDGYKVGLPRFLL, from the exons ATGCTGGAATCAAACCCACCTCTCCTGCCGCATTACAAAGCGCTTTTGAGCCACACAGCTGATGAAGTTGCTGCACTTGAGTACTGCAATGTATGGAAAGGTGGAGCAGTAATGGAGGAATGTCAACTGCCATTGATAGACCTCGATGGTCTGAAATGTCTTGATGCGACGGAGAGGCTTGCTTGCTCTACAGCAATATGTAGAGCATCATCAGAGTGGGGGTTCTTCCAAGTGGTGAATCATGGGATAAGCAGTGAGTTGCTTGGGAAGATGAGAGGAGAGCAGATAAAACTGTTTCAAGCCCCTTTTGAGATGAAACAAACTTGTGGGCTTCTAAATAATTCCTACAGGTGGGGAACACCAACTGCTACTCTTCCAACCCAGTTTTCATGGTCTGAAGCATTCCACATTCCTCTCACAAAGATCTCTGAAGAAGCTTGCTATGGGGAGTTTGGCTCTCTAAG AGGAGTGCTGAAGGAATTTGCAGAAGCCATGGCAAAACTAGCAAGATTGCTTGCAGGGGTTCTAACAGAGAATTTGGGCAACAGAAAGGAAGTGATTGAGGATATTTGTGACGAAAGCACATGCTTTCTTCGCTTGAATCGCTACCCTGCATGTCCAATATCTCCAGAAATTTTCGGATTGGTGCCCCACACCGACAGTGATTTCCTCACAATCCTTTATCAAGACCAAGTTGGTGGACTTCAGCTCATGAAAGATTCCAAATGGGTGGCTGTAAAACCCAACCAAGATGCTCTCATTGTCAATATTGGAGATCTTTTTCAG GCATGGAGCAACGATGTGTACAAAAGCGTGGAGCACAAGGTGATGGCTAACACGAAGAGGGAAAGATACTCAATAGCATACTTCCTTTGCCCTTCCTATGACTCTTTAATCGGGAGTTGCAGAGAACCTTCAGTCTATAGAAAGTTTACTTTTGGAGAATACAGGAAAAAAGTTCAAGAAGATGTCAAACGAGACGGCTACAAAGTAGGCCTTCCAAGATTTCTACTTTAG